From the genome of Vigna angularis cultivar LongXiaoDou No.4 chromosome 11, ASM1680809v1, whole genome shotgun sequence, one region includes:
- the LOC108333680 gene encoding phytosulfokines 2 isoform X1: MKLNLLHLGALLFFLFFLVSSYARPLSTEQGWNRSKLNEVSGKEDFAVELEGGESLKQLLGVEDCRDGDEECVQRRMTLEAHLDYIYTQHHKP; this comes from the exons ATGAAGCTTAATCTGCTGCACCTTGGAGCTctcttgtttttccttttcttcttagttTCTTCATATGCTCGGCCACTATCTACTGAACAAG GGTGGAACAGATCAAAACTGAATGAGGTTTCTGGGAAGGAGGACTTTGCTGTGGAGTTGGAAGGAGGTGAATCTTTGAAG CAGCTGTTGGGGGTGGAGGACTGCAGAGATGGAGATGAAGaatgtgtgcagagaagaatgaCTTTAGAAGCTCACCTAGACTACATCTACACCCAACACCATAAGCCTTGA
- the LOC108333680 gene encoding putative phytosulfokines 6 isoform X2 produces MKLNLLHLGALLFFLFFLVSSYARPLSTEQGWNRSKLNEVSGKEDFAVELEGGESLKLLGVEDCRDGDEECVQRRMTLEAHLDYIYTQHHKP; encoded by the exons ATGAAGCTTAATCTGCTGCACCTTGGAGCTctcttgtttttccttttcttcttagttTCTTCATATGCTCGGCCACTATCTACTGAACAAG GGTGGAACAGATCAAAACTGAATGAGGTTTCTGGGAAGGAGGACTTTGCTGTGGAGTTGGAAGGAGGTGAATCTTTGAAG CTGTTGGGGGTGGAGGACTGCAGAGATGGAGATGAAGaatgtgtgcagagaagaatgaCTTTAGAAGCTCACCTAGACTACATCTACACCCAACACCATAAGCCTTGA
- the LOC108333013 gene encoding arogenate dehydratase 3 — protein sequence MQTLSPPTSNALNLNHVVRTRRLVPTRLSVKCVYAFEPASYGVGSSRADWQSSCAILASKVVSQEQASSADKNGGTADHVAAVNGHKAAVSDFQLVPIGNLAEANNKPLPPKPLTISDLSPAPMHGSKLRVAYQGVPGAYSEAAAGKAYPNCEAIPCDQFEVAFQAVELWIADRAVLPVENSLGGSIHRNYDLLLRHRLHIVGEVQLPVHHCLLALPGVRKEFLTRVISHPQALSQCEHTLTKLGLNVAREAVDDTAGAAEFVAANNLRDTAAIASARAAELYGLNVMADGIQDDPSNVTRFVMLAREPIIPRTDRPFKTSIVFAHDKGTSVLFKVLSAFAFRNISLTKIESRPHRNRPIRLVDDANVGTAKHFEYLFYVDFEASMAEVRAQNALAEVQEFTSFLRVLGSYPMDMTPWTPSSPRH from the coding sequence ATGCAGACTCTTTCGCCCCCAACTTCCAACGCGCTTAACCTCAACCACGTTGTACGCACGCGCCGCCTCGTACCAACCCGACTCTCCGTCAAATGCGTTTACGCGTTCGAACCGGCGAGCTACGGGGTCGGCTCGAGCCGAGCCGATTGGCAGAGTTCTTGCGCCATCTTAGCCAGCAAGGTCGTTTCTCAGGAACAGGCCTCCTCAGCTGACAAGAACGGTGGCACTGCCGACCACGTCGCCGCCGTTAACGGCCACAAGGCAGCCGTCAGCGACTTCCAACTCGTTCCCATCGGAAACCTTGCCGAGGCTAACAACAAGCCGCTCCCGCCGAAGCCGCTTACAATCTCTGACCTCTCCCCGGCGCCGATGCACGGCTCGAAGCTCAGAGTCGCTTACCAGGGCGTTCCCGGCGCGTACTCTGAGGCCGCAGCAGGGAAAGCCTATCCGAACTGCGAGGCCATCCCGTGCGACCAGTTCGAGGTGGCGTTCCAGGCTGTGGAGCTTTGGATCGCCGATCGAGCTGTTTTACCGGTGGAAAACTCCCTCGGAGGCTCGATCCACCGCAACTACGACCTCCTACTTCGCCACCGCCTCCACATCGTCGGCGAGGTCCAGCTCCCGGTCCACCACTGCCTCCTCGCCCTCCCCGGCGTTCGCAAGGAATTCCTCACGCGCGTAATCTCGCATCCGCAGGCGCTCTCTCAGTGCGAGCACACGCTCACCAAACTCGGCCTCAACGTGGCGCGCGAGGCCGTCGACGATACTGCCGGCGCCGCCGAGTTCGTCGCCGCAAACAACCTCCGCGACACCGCCGCCATCGCGAGCGCGCGGGCGGCGGAGCTCTACGGCCTGAACGTGATGGCAGACGGCATCCAGGACGATCCAAGCAACGTGACGCGCTTCGTTATGCTGGCCAGAGAGCCCATCATCCCCCGCACTGACCGTCCTTTCAAGACGAGCATTGTTTTCGCGCACGACAAAGGCACCTCCGTGCTTTTCAAAGTGCTTTCCGCATTTGCGTTTCGCAACATCAGCTTGACGAAGATCGAGTCGCGGCCGCATCGTAACCGTCCCATTCGTCTTGTCGATGACGCTAACGTGGGAACCGCAAAGCACTTCGAGTACTTGTTCTACGTTGATTTTGAGGCTTCGATGGCTGAAGTTAGGGCTCAAAACGCGCTTGCAGAAGTTCAGGAATTCACCTCCTTCTTGCGAGTGCTCGGAAGTTACCCTATGGACATGACTCCCTGGACCCCTTCCTCCCCACGACATTGA